The Setaria italica strain Yugu1 chromosome IX, Setaria_italica_v2.0, whole genome shotgun sequence genome has a window encoding:
- the LOC101757180 gene encoding solute carrier family 25 member 44 — protein sequence MSFSAVDMEEESGAAAAAAAAEEIRRLPAEVNWEMLDKSRFFVLGAALFSGVSAALYPAVVVKTHLQVAPPPAAATATAAAILRRDGLRGFYRGFGASLAGTVPARALYMAALEATKSSVGSAAVRLGVSEPAASAVASAAAGVSAAVAAQVVWTPVDVISQRLMVQTSATCRYRGGADAFRKILLADGVRGLYRGFGLSILTYAPSNAVWWSTYAMAQRCLWRVVGAERSESYPSLMAVQGASAAVAGGAAALVTMPLDTVKTRLQVMEADAARPTLASTVRGLLKEGGWAACYRGLGPRWGSMSLSAATMVTTYEFLKRLSAKEGSLG from the coding sequence ATGAGCTTCAGCGCCGTGGATATGGAGGAGGAGAGCGGcgctgcggccgcggcggcagcggcggaagaGATCCGGCGGCTGCCGGCGGAGGTGAACTGGGAGATGCTCGACAAGTCGCGGTTCTTCGTCCTCGGCGCGGCGCTCTTCTCGGGCGTGTCCGCGGCGCTGTACCCGGCCGTGGTGGTCAAGACGCACCTgcaggtggcgccgccgcccgcggcggctaccgcgaccgccgccgccatcctccggcGCGACGGCCTCAGAGGGTTCTACCGCGGGTTCGGCGCGTCGCTGGCCGGCACGGTGCCAGCGCGCGCGCTCTACATGGCGGCGCTCGAGGCCACCAAGAGCTCGGTCGGATCCGCCGCCGTCCGGCTCGGCGTCTCCGAGCCCGCCGCGTCGGCGGTCGCCTCAGCCGCCGCGggcgtctccgccgccgtcgccgcgcaggTCGTGTGGACCCCCGTGGACGTCATCAGCCAGCGGCTGATGGTCCAGACCTCCGCCACCTGCCGCtaccgcggcggcgcggatgcCTTCAGGAAGATCctcctcgccgacggcgtccgCGGGCTGTACCGCGGGTTCGGCCTCTCCATCCTGACCTACGCGCCGTCCAACGCCGTGTGGTGGTCGACCTACGCCATGGCGCAGCGGTGCCTCTGGCGCGTCGTCGGCGCCGAGCGCTCCGAGAGCTACCCGTCCCTGATGGCCGTGCAGGGCGCgagcgccgccgtggccgggggtgcggcggcgctggtgaCCATGCCGCTGGACACCGTGAAGACGCGGCTCCAGGTGATGGAGGCCGACGCGGCGCGCCCCACGCTGGCGAGCACCGTGCGCGGCCTGCTCAAGGAAGGCGGGTGGGCGGCGTGCTACCGCGGGCTTGGGCCGAGGTGGGGGTCCATGTCGCTGTCCGCGGCCACCATGGTGACCACCTACGAGTTCCTGAAGCGGCTCTCGGCCAAGGAGGGCTCCCTGGGCTAG
- the LOC101756761 gene encoding omega-amidase, chloroplastic, with the protein MRAAATSTAAALLAPRLTCSAIRARLSSSRLPLRRIAAMAAAPSSFRPEEARSPPALELPIPPLSKFKVAMCQLSVTPDKARNIAHARAAIEAAAADGAKLVLLPEIWNGPYSNDSFPEYAEDIEAGGDAAPSFSMMSEVARSLQITLVGGSIAERSGNNLYNTCCVFGSDGKLKGKHRKIHLFDIDIPGKITFKESKTLTAGQSPTVVDTDVGRIGIGICYDIRFQELAMLYAARGAHLLCYPGAFNMTTGPLHWELLQRARAADNQLFVATCGPARDASAGYVAWGHSTLVGPFGEVIVTTEHEETTIIAEIDYSLIEQRRQFLPLQYQRRGDLYQLVDVQRLGSQ; encoded by the exons ATGAGAGCCGCAGCCACATCCActgccgccgcgctcctcgcccCGCGCCTGACGTGCTCCGCCATCCGCGctcgcctctcctcctcccgcctCCCACTCCGCCgcatcgccgccatggccgccgccccctcctccttccgTCCGGAGGAGGCGCGCTCCCCTCCCGCCCTCGAGCTCCCGATCCCGCCTCTCTCCAAG TTCAAGGTGGCGATGTGCCAGCTCTCGGTGACGCCGGACAAGGCTCGCAACATCGCGCACGCGCGTGCGGCcatcgaggcggcggccgccgacggcgccaaGCTCGTGCTCCTCCCC GAGATATGGAACGGTCCGTACTCAAATGACAGCTTTCCAGAGTACGCTGAGGACATTGAAGCTGGTGGAGATGCAGCCCCTTCGTTTTCAATGATGTCGGAGGTTGCTCGCAGCTTGCAAATTACTCTTGTTGGTGGGTCCATAGCTGAACGTTCTGGTAACAACTTGTACAATACATGCTGCGTCTTTGGTTCAGATGGCAAGCTTAAGGGTAAACATAGAAAG ATCCATCTTTTCGACATTGATATTCCAGGGAAGATTACTTTCAAGGAATCAAAGACTCTTACTGCTGGGCAGAGTCCTACTGTTGTAGATACAG ATGTCGGCCGAATTGGTATTGGTATATGCTATGACATCCGTTTCCAGGAATTAGCAATGCTGTATGCTGCAAGAG GTGCTCATTTGTTGTGCTATCCTGGTGCATTCAACATGACCACTGGACCATTGCACTGGGAGCTGCTGCAAAGGGCGAG GGCTGCAGACAACCAG CTGTTTGTTGCAACATGTGGTCCGGCTCGAGATGCCAGTGCAGGTTATGTTGCTTGGGGGCACTCCACTCTTGTTGGGCCT TTCGGAGAGGTGATTGTGACTACTGAGCATGAGGAGACAACTATAATAGCAGAGATTGATTATTCATTGATTGAGCAGAGGAG GCAATTTCTTCCTCTGCAATACCAACGGCGTGGCGATCTCTACCAGCTGGTAGATGTCCAGAGACTGGGTTCTCAGTAG